AATAGTGGATCTGTGGCTGCTGAAAAATCCCTTCTGCTTGCAACTGTAATTGCTCTCGATCCTCAACCCATAAACTCGATGTAAGGCTGGCTAACGACGTCTCTTTTATTTGGTCTAGGTGGTCATTAATACCGACTAAATCACGCTGATAATCCAAATACAGATTAATACCTGTCGTAAAAAGCGTTAATACACTACTGACAAGTAATATATAAATAAGCATTTGCTTAGCAAGCCCCAACTTTCTCGACTTATTGTGATCCTGATGCGTTTTGTTCATCCTTAAACTCACACTTATTTTTTCTTCAACTAATCTAATAATAGACAGTCAAATGGAATTGATAAAAAGGGATTTTTAATGATAAAGCTCATAACAGTATCCATCTCAGCATTACTTTCCTTTACTACAACAATAGCCTCTGCAAAAGACGTCAATTATTATGTAATTTCAAAGCAAGCTGCACCTTTTCAGATAGAAAATAAAGCCGACCAGCACAGTGGTATAGTAACTGACATTGTAAAAAAAGTTTTTGAAGGCAGCAGTTATGCGATTAACTATCACTCATACCCTTTTAATCGAATGATCTCAATTCTTGAGGATGGTGGACAGCCCAATTGGATCACTTATGGTAGCCCCTCTTGGGGAGGCGTACAGGCTGAAAACCTATCAGAAGAGCCAATTTATACCGTCAAGCATGTTCTTTTAAGCAGTAAAAAGAATGAATTTACTTTTACTGACATGAAGGACATGAACAGCAAAATAGTTGTTTTGCTTCATGGGTTTGATTACCCTCAACTGACTCCCTACATCAAGTCAGGTGATATCGAAGAGCTCCGAGTTAAGGATTATCAAGCTGCTTTTCGCATTGTTAAAAAGTTACAGGGTGACGCTGCATTTGTAGAAATGGATTCACGTATAAAATACAATTTCTCACAATTAGGCTTAGATAACGAGCAATACAAAACACAGTCCTTTAATAAGGTTATTCCTGACTATCCTATTTATTTAGCATTAGATCCTAATATGGATAAATCGATTCAATCTTTTATAAACTCACGTTTAAAATCAATGAAAGATAGCGGTGAACTCGATATTATCGTCAACAAGTACATTTAAAGTATGCATTATTTCACTATCCTATTCTAAAACAACAAAGGCGCTTTATATCAAGCGCCTTTTTTTAATTCAATGAAATAAATCAACCCACAAAGTTTTTATCAAACATATGCCCAAGTTTATTTGCTTTTGTTTTCAAATACCCTTGATTATGAGGGTTATTACCCTCTTGTAATGGCACTCTCTCGGTAATTTCTATCCCTGCATTTTTAAGCGCATTTACTTTTCGAGGGTTGTTAGTCATAAGCCTCACTGACTTTATTTCAAGAAAACTCAGCATCCCCCGGCAAAAGGTATAGTCACGCATATCCGCTTTAAAGCCTAATTGCTCATTCGCTTCAACTGTATCTGCACCTTGATCTTGTAAGTGATAAGCGCGAATCTTATTAATCAGCCCTATTCCACGCCCTTCTTGTCGTAAATAAAAAAGTACGCCACTACCAGCTTGAACGATATTTTCCATTGCTCTCGCTAGCTGAAAACCACAGTCACATCGAGCACTGAATAACGCATCACCAGTCAAGCATTCCGAGTGTAAACGGATAAGTGGTGGCGTTTCAGGGTCTAACTCACCATAAACTAAAGCTAAGTGCTCTTTCCCGGTAGAAACCTCCGTAAAACCATACATTTGGAAGGTTCCCCACTGTGTCGGTAACTTTGCACTATCAACAAAATGGACATGATTAAAAGGCTCTTGCTGTGCAAAGTGGCTACGTACTTCCATTAAAATTTTACCAAGTTCGTTCTGGCCTTTTCCATCACCACCGTCTCCCCAAAAGGCATCTTTATGTGAGTGCTCTTTGATTACACGAGTTCCAGTGGAAACAAGTTGGTGGGTCAATTTAGGGTTTTGACGGAATTTTTCAAAAACAACAAAGCGCATAACCGTCGTTCTTACTTCCATCCAATCTGGCTTGACTCTATCTTGATATTGACGGCTTAAGTTAAACGCTTCATCGGGTGTGGCTGCATTACGAATATGCTCTTGGATGCTTCTATCAGTGAACTTTTGTGCTTGGTAATAATGTTCACTCGTTGGCCATACTATATCGCTTAATGATATTGGGCTTGCGGCAAAATTGGATAAAAATCCATGATCATCGTGAGGCTCATAAAAGAATATTTCGTCTACCATTCTGGTTACTCCATAACGTTAACAGTATCCCTAGCCATGATATGTCTTTTAGACTCTACAAATATGCCTGTTTTTATCGACACAATTTATAGTCTAGTCCATTTAATATTCATCATGTAGCATTTGACGATTTTATTCATTAGAATTGCCGCGCACGCCAATGCAACTTAAAATAACGAAAAACACGCAAATATAAGAACAAAAGCTCACCTTGATTTGCATTACAGAAGGATAAAGAATGAACTTCAAATGGATTCTATTTGATGCGGATGAAACGTTATTTCACTTTGATGCCTACGAAGGCTTAAAACTCATGTTTAGTCGGTTCGGCATATCTTTTAGCCAAGATGACTTTGCGCATTATCAATTAGTGAATAAGCCACTATGGGTTGACTATCAAGATGGGAAAATTACAGCTCAAGAACTGCAGCACACACGTTTTGAATCTTGGGCACATAAGCTAGAGGTCACAACAGCTGAGCTTAACAGCGCATTTTTAACTGCTATGGCCGATATTTGTGCTCCATTACCCGGTGCAAAAGAACTATTAGACTTTCTGAAGGGAAAAGTGCAATTAGGCATCATAACTAACGGTTTTACTGAGCTTCAGCAAATTAGACTAGAGCGCACTGGTTTAGCTGAACACTTTTCTACTTTAGTTATTTCTGAGCAAGTCGGTGTTGCAAAACCAGACCGGGGAATTTTTGAACATGCTTTTATGCAAATGGGAAACCCAGACAAACGTGATGTCTTAATGGTTGGCGATAACCCACACTCAGATATTTTAGGCGGTAATAATGTCGGAATTTCTACTTGTTGGTTAAATGCTATTGGGCTGCCTACCCCAGATGGCGTAAAACCCTGCTACCAAGTCAGTTCTCTGAACGAACTGCATTCAATGCTAAAAACACATTACTAACACAACGAAGCTAAGCAATAAGCAGCATTGAGTAATCCAATAAGACAAATTCACTGCACTGGGCGCATATACTCAAAATAACCTATCGAAATTTAATACTTTACAACCACAACATATCCCTTTATGTTGTGGTCATTCTTACTAAACACAGATGTGGATCATGCCAATGTTATTTACTAACAGCAAAAACGTATGCTCAAGCGCACTTTCGAATGCGTCTCACACTGTGGTCTCTGTCGTCGTCGTGGTCTCTCACTAACGCTGACAGATAAATTATTTCGTCAGCCTGGCTGATGAAATAGTGACAAATCTACATTTCCCCACGCCAAGCTGACCTAAATGCAAACATTACAATAAAAGGTTAGTTCATGAAAAAGCGTGATTTAGCAGCGATAGGTTTTATGACCTTTGCGCTGTTCCTCGGAGCAGGAAATCTCATATTCCCACCACTAATGGCACAGCAAGCTGGTGAAAACTGGTTAGTCGCTATTGCGGGCTTCTTACTAACAGCCGTTGGTTTACCAGCCCTTACTATTCTAGTCTTAGGCCGCCTTTCATCTGCGGAAAAATTAACGAGTGCACTCCCTTCTTGGATGAACCGCACCTTCTGGTTTTTAGTATTAACGACTTTAGGCCCTGCATTCGTTCTTCCTCGTGCTGTTACTGTCGCTTACGAGATGGGTATTAAACCTTTTACAGACGCTAATTTACTGCTGCCTTTCTCTATCATCTTTTGTGCCATCACCTTAGCATTAGCTTTGAAACCAGGTAAATTGCTCGATTACATCGGTAAAATAATGACACCGACACTCATCGCTATGTTAACCCTTTTGGCTGTAGCTGCGCTTGTTAATCCACTAGGTACTAGCTTACCCGCAACACAAGATTACCTTGAGCAACCTGTTGTTAACGGACTGATCCAAGGCTACATGACGTTAGACGCCATTGCAGCTGTTGCTTTTGGTTGGGTGATCATTAACACCATCAAGAGTAAAGGCGTTACCAGTAAAGCTGACCTAATGAAATACAGTAAATGGATTGCGCTTATTTATGTTGCACTTATGTCACTTTGCTACTTAGCGATGGGATACTTGGGAGCAACGTCATCCACTATCGCTCCGAATGCTGCCAATGGTGGTGAAATCCTAACGCGTTACGCTGCTGGTGAGTTTGGGTATGCGGGTCAATTACTCCTTGCGGGTATTACTTTAATGGCATGCTTAACAACAACCGTTGGTTTAACAAATGCAAATGCTGAGTACTACCGTAATACATACAAGACTCCCTTTCATCGTAGTGCTATCGTTGTAACCGCTCTAACCGCGGCGGTTTCAAATGTGGGCTTAGAGCAAATCATAACCGTAAGCTTACCTGCAATCTTGATCCTTTGTCCTATCGCAATCGCACTGATCCTAAGCATTATCTTTTTGCCCAAACATGTTGTTAAAACAGGCCAGCAAAGCAAAGTGGTGATTGCTGCAACTATTTTTGGCAGCATAGATGCCTTTGCTGTGTTAGATATGATTCCCAATGCGATTAACACACAGCTTAATCAGTGGTTACCTCTCTACGAATACCACTTAAGCTGGCTTATCCCTGTTGTGTTCATCTTTGTAGGTTTGAATATTAAGCTCCGTTCGCAAATAGCAAACACTGAAACGGCATAACAGCACAAGTTACCGCCAGATAATTCACGCTGGCGGTAACTTAGTTATCTCCTTCCCTTCAGCCCCCGAGTTCCAGTGAGGCCAATAGGTTTAATATCACACGCAATAGTGTTAATCGCTCAATTATCACGCTAGCATATCAAGCAAAATAAGCTTTCAATAAAAGTTAGTCTTTTGTTCAAGGTAACACTTTACATCTCGCATTATTACGCATATTGTAAATGCGTTGCCGAAATTGAATATAGGTTCATCATGTTTTCACTTACAGCTAAAGTCATTGAAAAAAACTCATATAAGACTGAGTTAGCTGTGCGCGCAACAAACTCAATTATCATCATTATTCTAGCGATTATTCGCTAGGCTGACGGTGATAACTTTCCGTCAGCCGAGCTGATGGAAAGGTAGTATCCCTCTATATTTACTTTATCCCTTCATTAGCTCGTTAGACGGTTCACACAACACAGATTGTAGGACAGTCAATGAATACGACATTGAAAACACAAGATTTACTCGCCATAGGCTTAATGACATTCGCCCTTTTTCTTGGCGCTGGTAATCTAATTTTCCCACCCTCTATGGGACTTGAAGCTGGAACAAACCTATTACCAGCTATGATGGGCTTTTTGATCACGGCGGTCGGCCTGCCAGCGTTTACCTTAATTGTTTTGGGCCGTATTGCTAATACAAACAACCTAACCAAATCCTTACCACCGTGGCTAGGTCAAACATTTTGGGTTTTGCTGTTTACTTCGATTGGTCCTGCCTTTGGTATGCCAAGAGCGGTAACCGTTGCTTATGAAATGGGCATTAAACCTTTTGTAGATGGTGATTACCTACTTGTTTTTACTCTTATCTTTTGCGCTGTCACTTTGCTACTTGCTTTCACACCTGGCAAGCTTGTTGATTACATTGGTAAGTTTATGACACCCGCATTGATCTTAATGCTAATCGCACTCTCAGTTGCTGCCCTTATATCACCTTTAGGTGCGCCTCAGTTACCAAGTGCTGATTACCAAAATAGTGCGGTTACACATGGTTTAATCCAAGGCTATATGACAATGGATGGTATCGCTGCTGTCGGTTTTGGCTGGGTGATAATTCAAGCAATTAACGCCAAGGGTGTTACAGCACCAAAGGATGTAGCACGCGTATCACTTTATGTCGCTGGGATTTATGCAGTACTCATGGGCGCTTGTTACCTCGCGATGGGGTATGTTGGAGCAACATCAAGCACTGTCGCAAATGGTGCAACAAATGGTGGTGAGATCTTAACACTTTATGTGCATGGTATCTTTGGCGAGTATGGCCAAGTATTACTTGCCGCTATCATCATCATGGCATGCTTAACAACAACGGTAGGGCTAACAAACGCGAGCGCAGAATATTACCGTTCATCGTTCAAAGCACCGTTTGCACTAACATCTGTCATTGTTGTGACACTTACATGCATTGTTGCCAATTTTGGCCTTGCACAGATCATTCAAGTTAGTCTACCGGCTATTTTGCTTCTGTGCCCTATCGCTATCGCACTGGTAATGGCTTCTTTTGTTAGCTCAATCAACTCAGCCTTCAAACCAAGTCATGTTTCTGTTCTTGTTGTGACCTTAGTATTCGGCGCCCTTGATGCGCTGTCTATCCTAGACTTAATGCCAAGTGTTGCTCATAGCCAGTTACAAGATATGCTTCCACTATACAATGCACATGCTAGCTGGCTAATACCTTGCTTAGTCGTGCTTAGTGTGAATTCACTGCGGTCTTTCATCAATCAGCAAAAAACCTGCACTGCCTGATAAAATACATATAAAAATCCCCTGTGCACTCAGTACCAGGGGATTTTTTGAGCCAAGCAACATCGAATGCAAACTGCACCCATTC
The nucleotide sequence above comes from Photobacterium swingsii. Encoded proteins:
- a CDS encoding substrate-binding periplasmic protein; the protein is MIKLITVSISALLSFTTTIASAKDVNYYVISKQAAPFQIENKADQHSGIVTDIVKKVFEGSSYAINYHSYPFNRMISILEDGGQPNWITYGSPSWGGVQAENLSEEPIYTVKHVLLSSKKNEFTFTDMKDMNSKIVVLLHGFDYPQLTPYIKSGDIEELRVKDYQAAFRIVKKLQGDAAFVEMDSRIKYNFSQLGLDNEQYKTQSFNKVIPDYPIYLALDPNMDKSIQSFINSRLKSMKDSGELDIIVNKYI
- the ribA gene encoding GTP cyclohydrolase II, producing the protein MVDEIFFYEPHDDHGFLSNFAASPISLSDIVWPTSEHYYQAQKFTDRSIQEHIRNAATPDEAFNLSRQYQDRVKPDWMEVRTTVMRFVVFEKFRQNPKLTHQLVSTGTRVIKEHSHKDAFWGDGGDGKGQNELGKILMEVRSHFAQQEPFNHVHFVDSAKLPTQWGTFQMYGFTEVSTGKEHLALVYGELDPETPPLIRLHSECLTGDALFSARCDCGFQLARAMENIVQAGSGVLFYLRQEGRGIGLINKIRAYHLQDQGADTVEANEQLGFKADMRDYTFCRGMLSFLEIKSVRLMTNNPRKVNALKNAGIEITERVPLQEGNNPHNQGYLKTKANKLGHMFDKNFVG
- the yjjG gene encoding pyrimidine 5'-nucleotidase, with protein sequence MNFKWILFDADETLFHFDAYEGLKLMFSRFGISFSQDDFAHYQLVNKPLWVDYQDGKITAQELQHTRFESWAHKLEVTTAELNSAFLTAMADICAPLPGAKELLDFLKGKVQLGIITNGFTELQQIRLERTGLAEHFSTLVISEQVGVAKPDRGIFEHAFMQMGNPDKRDVLMVGDNPHSDILGGNNVGISTCWLNAIGLPTPDGVKPCYQVSSLNELHSMLKTHY
- the brnQ gene encoding branched-chain amino acid transport system II carrier protein, producing MKKRDLAAIGFMTFALFLGAGNLIFPPLMAQQAGENWLVAIAGFLLTAVGLPALTILVLGRLSSAEKLTSALPSWMNRTFWFLVLTTLGPAFVLPRAVTVAYEMGIKPFTDANLLLPFSIIFCAITLALALKPGKLLDYIGKIMTPTLIAMLTLLAVAALVNPLGTSLPATQDYLEQPVVNGLIQGYMTLDAIAAVAFGWVIINTIKSKGVTSKADLMKYSKWIALIYVALMSLCYLAMGYLGATSSTIAPNAANGGEILTRYAAGEFGYAGQLLLAGITLMACLTTTVGLTNANAEYYRNTYKTPFHRSAIVVTALTAAVSNVGLEQIITVSLPAILILCPIAIALILSIIFLPKHVVKTGQQSKVVIAATIFGSIDAFAVLDMIPNAINTQLNQWLPLYEYHLSWLIPVVFIFVGLNIKLRSQIANTETA
- the brnQ gene encoding branched-chain amino acid transport system II carrier protein, encoding MKTQDLLAIGLMTFALFLGAGNLIFPPSMGLEAGTNLLPAMMGFLITAVGLPAFTLIVLGRIANTNNLTKSLPPWLGQTFWVLLFTSIGPAFGMPRAVTVAYEMGIKPFVDGDYLLVFTLIFCAVTLLLAFTPGKLVDYIGKFMTPALILMLIALSVAALISPLGAPQLPSADYQNSAVTHGLIQGYMTMDGIAAVGFGWVIIQAINAKGVTAPKDVARVSLYVAGIYAVLMGACYLAMGYVGATSSTVANGATNGGEILTLYVHGIFGEYGQVLLAAIIIMACLTTTVGLTNASAEYYRSSFKAPFALTSVIVVTLTCIVANFGLAQIIQVSLPAILLLCPIAIALVMASFVSSINSAFKPSHVSVLVVTLVFGALDALSILDLMPSVAHSQLQDMLPLYNAHASWLIPCLVVLSVNSLRSFINQQKTCTA